CCCATTCGGACTTTTGGACCGGTACTAGGATTGATGGCCCAAGTGACCCTGATGCTGAGCTTGCATTGTTAGCATTACTTTTTCTGCTCCCGTAACGGTTCTACTTGTCTCTAGATGAAAGGCCCAAGGAACGAATAAAGTGGTTTTGCAGCTGAGAGTTCAACGCTTTAAGTTCTTCACTTACAGATGCTTAGTTTATCATATACGATAGTTGTTTATACTTCACTCCTGAGGTGCCTAATTATGACTTGATTTCAGATCAAACTTCTTGTACATGATATTAATGTGTTGCATATTAACTCTAGGTAGAAACAATGGTGAAGACTGATGACTATGGGAATCCCTAAAAAAGAACATGATTGAAAGTTACAGTGGCACATGTTGATATCATAGGGCCTGACTTTTGGGAAAAACATCACCAAGCTGTGTTTGCAAAGAATTAGTATGCACCTTGAGAATCAAAGGACATTTCAACTGCGAGGGAGCCAATCTGGAGATTAGAATTATTCCAAGTATTTACAATCAGCATATGGACAAACTAAGATGTGGATgaaatctatttttatttacatTATCACTACATTTAGACTGCTAAACTTGCATGGCTGTATGTGTGTTACGCCACTTTTGTTTAACAAAATTTTTCCACTTAATTCTTTCCTTTCATTTGTTGTATTCTGTTTTTCCTTTCTCGTGGCTTCCTCAACCGATTCACCCATGTACAACATACACACGCTCCCATAGTGAAGGAACAACACATGTTTCAACCAATCATCAATATTGTCTCGAGAAAATATTCGGCTCCCGTTGCAACGTACGGACAGAAAACTAGTGTAGCATAAACATTACTATACTCCCAGATTTCTATAACAAGCAGAGAATGTTAAAAGGGGTAACAAGCAGATTCTTGTTGGCAGAGACAAGCAGTATGTATGACATGCCAAGAAGTAGTTAACAATACATACAAGAGTTATATATTAGAATTGAACAAAAATGACTATACTCTCAGATTTCTGTAACAAGAGTTATATATTAGAATTGGGCAAATATATATTAGAACCAAACAAAAGTTAGCATAGCCTTAGTAAGACAACTATATATGAAGTTGTATAGAACGAAGTTGGACATCTATATATGAAGCTATATAGCATACCAAACAAATTGGACAACTATATAACAAAAGTTAGCATAGCCTTAATCTCATATATCAGTTGTATGGAATGAAGCTATACATtgctcattttcttcttttcattGTCATGTAAGTTATATCAGACTAATGTGCATAGGAAATACTTGAATCTATTGTCATTTCAAGTTAGTGGTAGTTCCAACAAGCCAATGCAAAGATGGTATGTATCATTATTACTACCAAGTTAGTTTCAAATTGCAGGTGGACCAATTGTAATGCACTCATAAAATTACCACAATCTTCAAGCAAGATGCAACAAGCTTACCTTAACATGATCTTTGTAATGCCCTGGATCAAGCCTGATAGTGCAAGTGTTCTCATCTCAAAGTGCGGCACTTAGGTTCTTGAGCTTTTGAATCTTTTTATAGACCTTTCTTCACTTTCTAAGGTGGTTACCAACTTGGGTGCCGGTAACAAGAACACCAATTTGCTCATGTAAAGCCTTAGCACAAGCATTAAGATGAACTTGCTTGAAGCCGGAAGAGGTTCGAGTGCCATTAGCCATAAGTTGAGATAAGTAGGATAATATGAAGGATGACATTGCATTCGTCCACACAATCAGCTCGGTTCCAACACTTTTACACTCAGACCTATCTCCATCATGTTCAAGATCCATTTCCTACCAAAAAATGAACATTTgataagaagaaaaacaaggtTGAATTATTCCAAAGGTTGACAGCACAAGGCAGTAAAATGCTTCATAAGAACAGACATTTTTTTGGAACAACAAGCTGGTAGGCATTACAAATGAAACATGTTTCTTGTTCAATCCCAAACAGAATCAACAACAAATAAACCAAATCAGCAGAAAAGAGCTAACTATTACATTAATTTGATCAAACATAAGGTACAAGGTACCAAATATTCCCAGTACatacatttgaaaaaaaaaataggcagTACAAATTCAGAACATTACTAACTCATTATTACATAAAAGAACTATAGTTAATGGCCATAATGGTTTTGTCGGTCCGCCCACATTCTTTCAGCAATCAGTTGCCTCTTGTCAATCATGAATCTATGGTCGTTTGCTTGTTCCCTAGCTGACCTATGGGGTTAGGTGTCCAACTATTTTCATGTAGAATGAAACAATCAATCCCTTGAGAAAGAACCCAGTTGTGGAGGATGCAACAAGCTATGACAATATGGACTTGAGTAGGGTATGGGAATAATGGGGTAGCATCATCTAGAACTTTGAACCTCCTCTTGAGTGACCCAAAGGCACGTTCTACGGTCACTCCTCATTTTGGACCAACTTTTTCTCCACTCATTCAAGTGATAGCGCACAACGCAAAAAGGTGGCAAGAACCCAGGTTTGGCTCCATATCCCGCATCCACTAGGTAGAATTTTCCTATGACATGAGGGACATGATGATTACATTATTTTCCAATAAATTGTGTAAGGACACATAtaactataataatattacCTTCTGAAACTCGTAGGACATTCTTACACTCTAGTGCATCTGCTAAAACCACAACATCATGTGTTGTCCCCTCCCAACCATCCAGAATATATGTGAATTTCAGGTCAAAATCTATAGCAGCCATCACATTTTGAGTAGCGAATGACTTTCTACCATGAAAGGCTAGTTCCATATACTTACTAATTGATGCTCTTATATGTGTTCCATCAATGACTCCAATACAATCATATTGGTcaacatgcaaaaaaaattagttcCTACAAAATATACACCACATACATCTAACTCTAAGGTATAATTGTCAAGTGTCATATCTTAAAATATGGATCTCATATTGGGTTCCCTGCAATTTTGGTTGGAGTCTCCAAAGACAGTAGCTTGATAAGCTCATTTTTTAGCTCACCTATGGCATGAAGGACTAGTCTAAAATATCGGCTAACTGTTTCACTTGATCTACCAAAGTGTGTACCAACTACCTTGTTCCTAGTGTTGTGTCCAACTGTATGCAAGAATATGGCAACTTATTTCTCAACACATACATGTATAGTGTCACGGAGCAAATACCGTTCCCTCAAAACTTGAAACAACTGAAAGAAAGATGCTCTCTTAAGCCTAATCATATTTGTGCAGGTTGTATCATTCTTGTAAATTTAATTGCTCATATAGTCTATTCTAGCCTTATCATTTTCCTCCATTGGATCATATGTAATAGGTTCTCTCTTGTTCCTTAATCTAGACCGGACATACAAAGCAACCATAGAAGCAGGCACATATGCAGCAGTACTGATTAGCAATAACTTTCTCCTTTTAACCTTCCTCTTATCCATCTACATGACCAAAGGCAATCCAAACATGTATGAAAAATTTGTAACAAAATTCAATAGTTCAATAGTTATGTATTATGTTTATAAACTATACTGAAACCAATTATCCAAAACATTCATATACAATTAATTCCCTTGTGGTTACCATATAATCCTTTTTTACTTAACAGACTACGTTATAGCAAGAGAACATGTACTGTCCTTATCATTCTGCTGAAGTGCAATTGACATAGCCATACAGATCAAGCATGCATAGATTAAGAAGCTACAGAAACACGCTATTTGTGACATGTTACTATCATATGCAAGTGTCAGATTCCTCAATCAAAGCCAAAATCCACAACCTAATCGTCCCCACACGCATTACTTCCCACTCCCAAACACCCAAAGATGTGATCCAACGCAGAAATATTACATGATACAGAAATCATGATATATAATTTAATCTCACCACATACAACAATTACTAGCCAGCACAATAAAGAAAGCATATTCTGAAGTTGCCAAGATTAATATAGAAAAGTTAACTACGAACCAGGTGATACAACTagaattgaaaaaaaagaaccagCTGCCTAGTCTAAATTAGTGCTCATATGGAGTCCTTTTAtagatgaaaaaaagaaaaggagagttAATTACATAAGTGCATGAAGTTGGTTTTTCAAagttgaaagaaaaaataatttggaTTAGGCACTAAAAAACTTGGGAGATTGATTAAGCAGCAGGCTCCGAAGAGCAAGACAAGCACTACTCCATTGAACAAGATATGCAAAAGCTAGCAGCTAGCTAGTTAAGACACATGTCTTCATGTTCCCAATATCTCAATTATCTTTGCACTGATATTTGACTATGTATGTTGCTACTGTGATCTACTCAAAGCCAAGCCCACACAAGCAGCTAGCTAACACATAGCTAGTGGCATGTTTCCTTGTGATTCATGCCAAAACAGTACAAACATAGCAatattgtaataaaaaaaattgtaacagAAATCAGTAGTTCAATATAGCATATCAATAGTTCAATATAGTAACAAAAATCATACATGTTTGGTCCAATATAGCCATGAAACTGTGCATACATGACCAGGTCCAAAGAAGCTCTCATCTACATGACCAAATCATACATGCTTGCCACTCATATTTCGTCCGGTACATGAAACCGTGCACTTTATTATACATGGTCAAATCTGAGTATCTGTTATCATAGTTGTTGCTAACAAATTTTACcatatgtttaattgttttgcagaaaatatcttcatgttgtaACAAATTTTACCATATGTGTTATCCAGTAGCATGCATCATGTGGATCATTATCAACTTACGTTGTTGGTTTATCTTGTGCGCTTCATAGAAAGTGTAACTTGGTGGAGGTCATACTACCCAGGTATGCAGTCTTCTTGTAACGAGTATGTATTCGCTTGCGGACTAATATTTGTTTTTCAAGAACGTGCATGGTGCTTCATTAAGAGGAAAAGGAGCGCGACCTTTACAACAACGCTAGCGCTCTAGCAAGGAAATAACTAATGCTATAATACAGAACTACACCTATTCGACCTAGAAATGTAAATTTGCGGCAAGCAGGCGACATCATACAACTAcagaaaaaataataacatCTTTCATAGAAAAAACTACAGAAACATAAATGCTAGAATCTGAAACTGCGTTACTGAGCCAATGACCCAATAACTAAAATTGATACACACGGAAAAGCTCAGTAATGCAGTAATATGAAACTGCATTATAGTGCACTTCAAAGAACTAGTAATCAGATCTATCAAAAGTTTCAACAAATCAAGATATATAACTGTTGAATCTACCACAAACAAGCATCAATCATCCAATCCTCCTCCATTAATCACAATTTAGGGTACAAAGTACGATTTCGGTTTCATACCTTCTGTTTGCGGGAAAAGCAAGCCAAGAACGGAATGAGAAAGGAAGAATCTTGGTGCTCGATGCAGTAAAATCCCTCTGCCGCCAGCACCAAATCGAATCAAAGTTCATGCAGCCCGCCTGCAATTCTTTGCCCGACGTCGACCCTCACAATCTTGGTGTCGGACATCGCAAAACCCCTATGCTACCAACACCAACCTTCCTATTGCCGTTGCACCCACCTAACCCTCTGCCACGCATAGGGTTTGCGGGTTTCTGAGGCCACAAGATAAggagggaagggaggaggagcacgtGGTCGTACCAAGCATTTCATTGTCGCCGGTGAGGGGATGATCCTCAGCGTCAGGTCACGTGAGAAAGGAGAAAGGAGTGATGGGAGGATTGTGTGGTTCCTGTATGGCGTCAGTCCGATTGATTTGGACGTACGGGACGGTTCAACATGAATATTCTCCAAACTGATATCTCTATGTCCGGTTTGGTTtgatccaaccaaccaaacatggGACAAGGTCCGATCCTAAACGATCCCGTACATGAACGCCACCgtacgggcaaccaaacacagccttaagcaataaaaaatacaatgaaGTTCTCGTAATGAAGTGAAAAGTTGATGTAAAACATTCTTCAGTTTGGTTGGTCTGTTCCACAGTTCAGTAAACTTGACCATGCTAAACAACCATGATAAAAAAGCACACCACCGTCTCTCTGCTAAAGAAAGGAAACTGAAACATCCCCGTATCTATTTGTCTTCTAGCCCTGCTACATAGCACAAATACTAGTACAACAGTAGAATTCGTCACTCAATTGTCTCTCCCTCTGCATATGCCTCAGTCACTGCCAGGGGTTCATATACCTCCTTAACTGCCAGGGGTTCATACCAGGCAGGCTCGAAGCCGGCGGCTTTCCTCGCCTCCCTGTTAAAAGGGGGCTTCAGAGGTCCCCTGAAATATTCTCTAACAATCCTATGGAAGGTACTAATGACTGCTGCTTCGTCCTCCTCTACTTTGTCGCCTAGTTTACACTTTGCCAATCCATCCTCCACTTCTTGGACCATCTTATCAAGAGCATTAACGCCTTGTGCAACCTTGGACATCCGTTCATCTTCCACATCTTCGTCCGTGTTAACGTCGCTGTTAATCCCATGTGTCAGGCTGAATGCCAGTTCATCTTCCACCACTTGAACTGTCTTAGCATCAGGGGTACCATCTCCTGGAAGCTCAGAGCAATGGGGTTCAGACTGTGGAACTGAATCCGCAATGGGATCATCATGTTGGGACCGGAGGCACATGTATCTGAACCATCTAACTCCAGCCGCGCAATGTGTTATCTCTTCAGGATAAATAACATCTTCCAGTATTTTGGCTGTTTGTTCATCCCCGCCTGCACGGAATCTTGATATGGTGGTTGGCAGGACATCTAATCCCCTAGCCTGCATTACAGAGAATGTGTTAATTTGAACATTTATTAGTTGTGATACGTAAATACAATTTATAAGAATTTATAACAGGCAGGGAATGAGGAATACTGATACATTATACAGGGCAGATAAATGCTGATTATTCACATCATTCCAGAGAATTACAGGCTTGGACAGCTGAAGAGCACTTAACTGAACACATGATATTATAGAAAGCAACATCAGGTGGACAGTAAACTATAAAAAAGAGATCAGGTGCAGTGCAGCAAAAACCACACAAAGTCTGGAAGGTTGTCACATGCAAGTTTACTGCAGAAACTGCATTAAAATGGTTACATGTTCCCCTGGAGTAAACATTGCGCAAGCTAAAATTCCAAAACCATATGAAATGGAAGGTCATCCAATCCGGTATCATAGCCCAAGTTCAATTACTATGTCAAATTGCAACCTCTTGATATAATTCATCCTTTCTGAATATTTTTTACAAATCTCGGAACATTAAATGGTACAGATTGGTTCAGTAGATTGGTGGCATCTCCAAACCATTGAGCATggacgtttttttttttaacattctCACTATCAATAAGTCATGGCCAATAATTAAGATATCCCTCAGACTATGGTAGGGGGAGCTCATTTTCTCGCATCAAGCTCATAGCGACATGATAGTCTGCTAATATCCCCTACTGCTCTTCCTACAAACAAGTTTCCTGATCCAACAAACATTTCAATGATTAGAATCTGAAGTCCTTTACTCATTTCAGGTTCGAAGTTTACAGTAGAACATTAGCCTTCCAAATCTAAATTTCAATTTATCGCAAAAGATTCGAGAAAGGCGATACATTTTTAAGGATTTGCCTATATAAGCTTGCAGCAGCAAAGGCATACAGAGATACATCTAGCTCGTTCTAATCATCGTGTCGACACGATTTTGGCAATGATACGCAATTTTATTGTCTTCGTGCTAATAATGTATCAGAAGTATATAAATGTATGAAAAAGGCGTTGTGCCTCACCTCGTGGACGCAGTGCTCGACAGCGAGGCGCGCGAGGAGGCAGTGTGAGGTGCGCATCGCCGAGTCCCAGAGCCCGTCGTGGGCCGGGAGCGCGCCATAGTGCGAGCCCAGCTCCCGCAGCCGCGCGGAGAGCACGGTGTAGTGCTGGCCCTCGTCCTGCGCGACGCGCACGAAGTCGTCAAAGAACTCACGGGGCATCTGCATCTGCGCTCCGAAGCGGGCGACGATGTCCCAGGAGAGGTCGACCGCCCAGCTCTCGGTGTGCGCCAGCGAGTGCAGCATCGCCAGCCGGCTCTGCGCGCTGCCTCCCTTGCCCAGCTTCGGCGCCCGCGACGGCGGGAGCAGCCGCACCGCGGCGCTCCGGGCGGGGCGGTCTGGCGGCGGGCGCGCGGGACGGGACGGGTCGTAGGGGAGCGGGATGTCGCCGCGCAGCCACCGCGACGCGGCAAGGTCCCCCAGGCGGGCCTTCTTGTCGGGGTCAGCCGTGAGGAGGATCTCCAGCGCCCAGTCCACCAGGGTCTTGGCCGGCTGCTGGTCTTCTTGGCCGCCGGCGACATGTTCGCCGGCGTCGGCCGTGGCCTCCATTTGCAGTAGGCAGTAGCACGGGCCGCGAGGAATGGGTCTCAGAGtttggccgccgccgccgccgggtgCAGCTGTCTAGGCCCTAGGGTGTTCAGGCACCGGAATTTCTCGGGCCGATTGACTGTGTGCCGTCCAGATGGCTCCAGTTTCATTATTTGTCATTAATAAAATTCGTTTTCACTCTGTATTATTAAAACCCATAGACTTGTTTCCGAGCGTGCGGACGCTGTCTGGACGGTACGCACGCACCACCTGCCGTCCGATTGGCATCCGTCGTCGGCGCGTTCGTGAGAGGTGTATGCTCCCGCTCGGACATATCGATACGCACGGTTCAAACATTGGGAGGCGCGCCCGGGGACATTTCGTCGTCTGCCTTCTCTCTCTAGGTTTATCTCTCTGGCTCTCTCTCACTCGCGGGCGATTTCCCTTTCCCCTCCTCAAATCGATCGCCCATGGTTTCGGTTTTTCACTGTTTGATCTAGTGCGAGAAGTCGGAATCGGAAGCGGGGGGAAGGTCACACAGGAAGGTGAGATCGATTTTTCCAGTCGATTTCGTGCTGCAATCGGATGGTTTTTGAGTGTTTGTGTCTTTGATTTTGAGCGGATTGGAAGCGGGGGGATCTTCGCGCACGAAGTCGAGCTGGTTCGTTTCGTCACGCGCCTCTATCAGGTTCGTGTTTCtgtttctctctctagctctctctcactcccaggCGATTTTGCTTCCGTTCCCCAAATCGTGTTAATAGTCTGTTATTTGGTGTTTTGATGTAGTTGGAGTAGTCGAAATCGGAAGCGGGGGAAGGGCACACAGGAAGGTGAGATCTCGCACTGTTATTCTTGTCGATTTAGTTCTCTCCACTCGAAATCGGATGCGAGATTTTTTTTGGTGGTTTTTGAGTGTTGGACGCGGCTAACAAGTCCTTTCATCGAGTGTTTCCGTCGGGTTTCTGATTTAGTTCTGACGACGGTCATATCCTGTGCCCATCAATTGCATTGAGCAAGCTTTTGTGTTTTGTTTTGCATGTCATGCAAGTTTGCGAAGAAAATCGATAGATTGATTAGGAGATGCTGTAAACAGTAGTATTGCTGCAGTTCATCAGTAGATTAGCTTTTGTGTTATGGGTACACTTTTTTTTGTGCAAGTGCAAAACAGTAGTATTGCTGCAGTTATCGAAAAATGGGTTCCATACCAGTTTATTCTTGGGCAAAATTTTATGATCAACTTGTTAGGTATTGAACATTTGACATATGATGTATGCTAGTTTTTGGGCATTGgagctatatatttttttcttgttttgtttttttgtttggcTAAACATATAGTTTGTTTCAGAAATAGGGCTAATAAAAGAAAGTTAGTTCAGCATAGTAACCTCAATGTGGCAAAGACTAATGCTTGGTTTTGGAAATGTTTCACCATGGCAGGATACTAGGATTACTTAGTTTTTAGTGTGTATTCCTTTTTAAAGATAGATAGATCAGATGCATGCAGCCAATCACAAGATTATGTGTTGTCATTGTGTTATTAGGTAATGGCAAGGATAAATGGGAAGAAAAAGGATGTTCCATCTTCTTCGCGTAGCAATCATGTTGGGAAGCGCAACTATGGGGTATGTACAGCTaactttttttttgattttttaatgatatttttctttttttaggatttttgtgtAAATATTATAAGCAAGTTTTATCAAATGCAAAAGCAACTGGTTTAAAACCATGATGCAGTTTTGTTCATCAATTATTGCATTTGTGCATCCTGTTCTCTACTGCCCCATATGTGTCTTATGATCAGAAAATCAGTACTTGCTGGTGGTTTTCATCCTTCTTTGGTGTTTGATTGTTTATTTGAGTGACTCATATGCATCCATGTTGATCGTTTTAGAATTAACATAATCTCTTTTGCATTTTGTGCATATGCAGTAGGGATAGAGCACATTTTTTGTATATGCTTACGAGCACTCATATGTGCATGCTTTTGTTATCCAAAAAACGCAGGCCACCTGATTACTAGGGATAGAGCACCTTTCCCCCCCTGTTGATCACtcaccttttttctttttttggtgaGCAGCAGGGATGAAGCTAATAAAAGTAGGTTTTGAACACCTTATTCAGTGTGTATTTTTCTGAAAATATGAAAAGCAAGTTCTATGAATATGGAAGCAGTTCTTTCATAATCATTTGCCGCATGCACACTGACTATGTAGTTTTTTTACTCATATGGTTTTACGTATGGCACACTAATTATGCAGTTTAGTAACCAAACCatagatttaattttttttactgtcTTTTATTTAATACAGGGTGCCAGAAATAGAGCTTCACCAGCAAGACTTGTCAAATTGTACAAAACTatgtcacctgagcagcaaaaCATGATAGAAGGCATTGGGTTTGGTGGGTTGCTTAACATCGGAACCAATGTGTTACCTGTTGATCTAACAAAGTGGGTGATAAGTACCTTCCAATCCGAAACAAGTGAACTTGTGATACCTGGGAGAGGGAGGGTGAGTGTTGCAGCTGAA
The nucleotide sequence above comes from Phragmites australis chromosome 4, lpPhrAust1.1, whole genome shotgun sequence. Encoded proteins:
- the LOC133916064 gene encoding uncharacterized protein LOC133916064, with translation MEATADAGEHVAGGQEDQQPAKTLVDWALEILLTADPDKKARLGDLAASRWLRGDIPLPYDPSRPARPPPDRPARSAAVRLLPPSRAPKLGKGGSAQSRLAMLHSLAHTESWAVDLSWDIVARFGAQMQMPREFFDDFVRVAQDEGQHYTVLSARLRELGSHYGALPAHDGLWDSAMRTSHCLLARLAVEHCVHEARGLDVLPTTISRFRAGGDEQTAKILEDVIYPEEITHCAAGVRWFRYMCLRSQHDDPIADSVPQSEPHCSELPGDGTPDAKTVQVVEDELAFSLTHGINSDVNTDEDVEDERMSKVAQGVNALDKMVQEVEDGLAKCKLGDKVEEDEAAVISTFHRIVREYFRGPLKPPFNREARKAAGFEPAWYEPLAVKEVYEPLAVTEAYAEGETIE